The proteins below are encoded in one region of Ferruginibacter lapsinanis:
- a CDS encoding carbonic anhydrase, with amino-acid sequence MTTYEKLLLENKAWAQEQKEEDPDFFNRLSSLQTPEFLWIGCSDSRVPADKITGTQPGEIFVHRNIANMVVHTDVNLLSVLDYAVNHLEVKHVIVCGHYGCGGIKAAMTNQDFKPVLNMWLRNIKDVYHQYMQELNDIKNEDDKTDRLVELNVKEQVMHLAQTSIIQRAWKNDRRPHLHGWVYGLKDGIIKPVLEVQPGDKIDPLYEYDNL; translated from the coding sequence ATGACAACATACGAAAAATTATTATTAGAAAATAAAGCCTGGGCACAGGAACAAAAAGAAGAAGATCCGGATTTTTTTAATCGTTTATCTTCTTTGCAAACGCCAGAATTTTTGTGGATAGGTTGCAGCGATAGCCGTGTGCCGGCAGATAAAATAACGGGAACACAACCCGGAGAAATATTTGTGCATAGAAATATTGCGAATATGGTGGTGCATACTGATGTGAATCTCTTAAGTGTGCTGGATTATGCTGTTAATCATTTAGAGGTAAAACATGTGATCGTTTGTGGACATTATGGTTGCGGCGGTATTAAAGCAGCAATGACAAACCAGGATTTTAAGCCGGTTTTAAACATGTGGCTTCGTAATATAAAAGATGTGTATCATCAATATATGCAGGAGTTAAATGACATTAAAAATGAAGATGATAAAACAGACCGTTTGGTAGAGTTAAATGTGAAGGAGCAGGTAATGCATCTGGCACAAACTTCTATCATTCAACGAGCCTGGAAGAATGACCGCCGCCCTCATTTGCATGGCTGGGTGTATGGTTTAAAAGATGGTATTATTAAACCAGTTTTAGAAGTACAACCCGGAGATAAGATAGATCCTCTGTATGAGTATGACAATTTGTAA
- a CDS encoding SulP family inorganic anion transporter: MIKKFFQTGAADLSASIVVLLVALPLCLGIALGSGAPLFSGIIAGVVGGIIVGALSGSQLSVSGPAAGLTVIVATAILKLQVFEAFLLAVVIAGVLQIILGFIKAGVIGDYIPNSVIKGMLAAIGLILILKQFPHLVGYDADFAGDESFDQGNKENTFSGIFNAINYITPSALVIGGVSLLILMFWEQKFVKSKKWLQLIPGPLVVVLAGTIINECFKLYQPDYALEAKHMVALPEASSMKEFLSFFTFPQLKYLNNPDVWVTAVTLAIVASLETLLGIEAVDKLDPLKRVSPPNRELKAQGVGNIVSGLLGGLPLTSVVVRSSANVNSGAKTKLSTILHGAFMLLCVFFIPFILNKIPLAALAAILIFTGYKLAKVSLFKEFYQKGWDQFMPFVITISAILMTDLLKGILIGIAVGLFYMIRSNFRSSVLVVNDQNKFLFRLRKDVSFLNKPIIKKKLEEVTENAFVLIDATRADFIDKDVIEEINNFMTHAHLKNIVVEIKKSQYKQVHLLFNEPILINKEL; encoded by the coding sequence ATGATCAAGAAATTTTTTCAAACCGGCGCTGCAGACCTTTCAGCGTCGATTGTGGTGTTATTAGTAGCATTGCCTTTGTGTTTGGGCATTGCGTTAGGGTCCGGGGCTCCTTTGTTTTCAGGAATTATTGCTGGTGTTGTCGGTGGGATTATTGTTGGCGCTTTAAGCGGGTCTCAATTAAGTGTGTCAGGTCCGGCAGCCGGCTTAACCGTTATTGTAGCTACAGCTATTTTAAAGTTGCAGGTATTTGAGGCTTTTTTGTTGGCGGTAGTAATAGCCGGTGTATTACAAATTATACTTGGCTTTATTAAAGCCGGTGTGATAGGAGATTATATTCCTAATTCTGTAATTAAAGGAATGCTAGCAGCTATCGGCCTTATATTGATACTAAAACAATTTCCGCATCTGGTAGGCTATGATGCAGATTTTGCCGGAGACGAAAGTTTTGATCAAGGAAATAAAGAAAATACTTTCTCCGGCATTTTTAATGCGATCAATTATATAACGCCATCAGCGTTGGTTATTGGCGGGGTATCTCTATTGATCTTAATGTTTTGGGAACAAAAATTCGTGAAATCAAAAAAGTGGCTCCAATTAATTCCCGGCCCACTGGTTGTTGTATTGGCAGGAACGATAATCAATGAATGTTTTAAATTGTATCAACCTGATTATGCATTGGAAGCAAAACATATGGTGGCATTGCCCGAAGCATCCAGCATGAAAGAGTTTTTATCCTTCTTTACATTCCCTCAACTTAAATATCTCAACAATCCGGATGTGTGGGTAACTGCAGTTACACTGGCGATAGTTGCAAGTCTTGAAACCTTATTAGGTATCGAGGCGGTGGACAAGCTTGATCCTTTGAAAAGAGTGTCTCCTCCAAACAGAGAATTGAAAGCCCAAGGGGTTGGCAATATTGTGTCCGGCTTATTAGGAGGATTACCGTTGACATCAGTTGTAGTAAGAAGTTCAGCTAATGTAAACTCGGGAGCTAAAACAAAACTTTCAACTATTTTACATGGGGCATTTATGTTGCTTTGTGTGTTTTTTATCCCCTTTATTTTAAATAAGATTCCTTTGGCAGCGCTTGCAGCAATACTTATTTTTACCGGGTATAAATTAGCAAAGGTTTCTTTATTCAAGGAGTTTTACCAAAAAGGCTGGGACCAATTCATGCCATTTGTAATTACCATCTCAGCTATTTTAATGACAGATCTGTTAAAGGGCATACTTATAGGTATTGCAGTGGGTTTGTTTTATATGATAAGAAGTAATTTCAGGTCATCTGTTTTAGTAGTGAATGATCAGAATAAATTTTTATTCAGATTAAGAAAGGATGTTTCTTTTTTGAATAAACCTATCATTAAAAAGAAGCTGGAAGAAGTAACGGAAAATGCTTTCGTATTGATTGATGCAACAAGAGCCGATTTTATAGATAAGGATGTGATAGAAGAGATCAATAACTTTATGACACATGCCCATCTTAAAAATATTGTTGTAGAAATAAAAAAGAGCCAGTATAAACAAGTACATTTATTATTCAATGAACCAATTTTAATAAACAAAGAATTATGA
- the fabG gene encoding 3-oxoacyl-[acyl-carrier-protein] reductase, with protein sequence MKLLEGKTAIITGAARGIGEAIAIKFAENGCNVAFTYVSDGSAERARSLEEKLTGLGVKAKGYKTNAGDFAASETFVNDVLKEFGAIDICVNNAGISKDNLLLRMTPEQWDEVMTVNLKSVFNMTKQVIRPMMKAKSGSIINMSSVIGEMGNAGQSSYAASKAGVIGFTKSVAKELGSRNIRCNAIAPGFVETDMTSYLKEGDAADKYKASIPLGRFASAEDIANVTLFLASDLSSYVTGQTISACGGLNI encoded by the coding sequence ATGAAACTTTTGGAAGGTAAAACAGCCATTATTACCGGAGCTGCCCGTGGTATTGGCGAAGCGATTGCAATAAAATTTGCAGAAAATGGCTGCAATGTAGCGTTCACTTATGTAAGTGATGGAAGTGCAGAAAGAGCAAGATCATTAGAAGAAAAATTGACAGGCCTTGGCGTTAAGGCCAAAGGATATAAAACCAATGCAGGAGATTTTGCTGCCAGTGAAACTTTTGTAAATGATGTTTTAAAAGAATTTGGGGCGATAGATATTTGTGTGAATAATGCCGGTATCTCAAAAGATAATTTACTGCTTCGCATGACACCTGAACAATGGGATGAAGTAATGACGGTAAATTTGAAAAGTGTTTTCAATATGACCAAGCAGGTTATCAGACCAATGATGAAAGCCAAAAGCGGAAGTATTATCAATATGAGTAGCGTGATAGGTGAAATGGGTAATGCCGGACAAAGCAGTTATGCTGCCAGTAAAGCCGGGGTTATTGGGTTTACAAAAAGTGTGGCAAAAGAATTAGGTAGCCGCAATATTCGTTGCAATGCAATTGCGCCGGGTTTTGTTGAAACAGATATGACCAGTTATTTAAAAGAAGGTGATGCGGCAGATAAATATAAAGCAAGCATTCCATTAGGAAGATTTGCAAGTGCAGAAGATATTGCTAATGTTACTTTGTTCTTGGCATCAGACCTAAGTAGTTATGTTACAGGACAAACGATCAGTGCATGCGGTGGATTAAATATCTAA